The proteins below are encoded in one region of Leishmania infantum JPCM5 genome chromosome 16:
- a CDS encoding protein tyrosine phosphatase-likie protein — protein MDINGTIVDCKRNGTDEVIFRFLILDAPSPSSLPTYVKLLQRQNVHHLVRACGPTYNAELVEKNGIQVHGWTFDDGAPPTRAVIDSWLDLLSLEVGKTPPETIAVHCVAGLGRAPILVALALVEYGNMAPLDAVGYVRERRKGAINQVQLNWLMRYRPRHHQASDRSLACANCAIM, from the coding sequence ATGGACATCAACGGCACCATTGTGGACTGCAAGCGCAACGGCACTGACGAGGTCATTTTCCGCTTCCTCATCCTTGACGCACCGAGCCCGAGCAGCCTGCCCACCTACGTgaagctcctgcagcggcaaAATGTGCACCACCTCGTCCGTGCCTGCGGCCCCACCTACAATGCCGAGCTGGTGGAAAAGAACGGCATCCAGGTGCATGGGTGGACCTTCGACGACGGAGCGCCGCCAACGCGGGCGGTGATTGACAGTTGGCTCGACTTGCTATCTCTGGAGGTCGGCAAGACGCCGCCGGAGACTATCGCGGTCCATTGCGTGGCGGGTCTAGGACGGGCACCGATCTTGGTTGCGTTGGCACTGGTGGAGTACGGCAACATGGCTCCGCTGGACGCCGTGGGCTATGTTCGAGAGCGGCGGAAGGGTGCCATCAACCAGGTACAGCTGAATTGGCTCATGCGATACAGGCCGCGCCATCACCAGGCGAGTGATCGTTCTCTTGCCTGTGCCAACTGCGCTATCATGTGA
- a CDS encoding protein tyrosine phosphatase-like protein yields MEVNATLIDCCDPQRPSRVLFHFLILDAPSPSNLPTYIKELQHRGVRHLVRVCGPTYDATLVKSRGIEVHSWPFDDGAPPTRAVLDSWLKLLDTELARQQEDPSVPPPTIGVHCVAGLGRAPILVALALVEYGNVSALDAIALIREKRRGAINQTQMHWITKYKRRHQSGGCVIM; encoded by the coding sequence ATGGAGGTGAACGCTACGCTGATCGACTGCTGCGACCCGCAGAGGCCGTCGAGGGTGCTCTTTCACTTTCTCATCCTCGACGCGCCGTCCCCAAGCAACCTCCCGACATACAtcaaggagctgcagcaccgcggcgtGCGGCACTTGGTGCGGGTATGCGGCCCGACCTACGACGCCACCCTCGTCAAGAGCAGGGGCATTGAGGTCCACAGCTGGCCattcgacgacggcgcgccgccgacgcgcgcGGTCCTTGACAGCTGGCTGAAGCTGCTCGACACGGAGCTTGCGCGTCAGCAGGAGGACCCATCCGTGCCCCCGCCGACCATCGGCGTGCACTGCGTGGCGGGCCTGGGCCGCGCACCAATcttggtggcgctggcgctggtggagTACGGCAACGTATCTGCACTAGACGCCATCGCACTGATCCGCGAGAAGCGCAGGGGTGCCATCAATCAGACACAGATGCACTGGATCACCAAGTACAAGCGTCGTCACCAGAGTGGGGGCTGCGTGATCATGTAG
- a CDS encoding histone acetyltransferase-like protein, translated as MSSDSDTEGEAPSATQSPVDWNRIEHKLANLPTLERLLQESDPNDFSDADVEEASRFVRDIVATAPQCNTDIEKAQRQLQRKYRRVFKKSLLLAGYKHLLRESMAAANGVNVLAQPHQENCGSSGALTAAVLPDMEDAVSPPAPSASGTLPSPSLKTPVVCPVLERYLVFKAPRSQSGVLVVTVFTSAYPDGQNFSCGWNCYYCPNEPGQPRSYLLNEPGVRRANRLEFDPYRQFEERVRSLVAIGHPADKVELLVLGGTWESYPRPYRERFIRDLFYAANTMFDPPHAPRRPPLDLLQEQLLNESAQCKIIGVTLETRPDTINPEMLVELRRFGCTRVQLGVQHTDDGILTLVNRQSTREDTANAIKLLKDSCFKVDIHLMPDLPGASPAVDKAMFDDVLDSPYLQADQWKIYPCQTTPFSVIEQWYKDGKYTPYGLENLIDVLLYAKARVHPWIRINRVIRDIPVDYVLAGVEVANLRQLLAHKLRERGGRCRCIRCREIKGDKEVTEKLKSATLQERRYEASEGTEVFLSVEMPTDDATILGFLRLRLNIRNWETPFAELLPCALIRELHVYGNLLPTYVEEAGRLRTPAAQHSGIGQRLLHRAEAIAREEGYSQIAVISGVGVRGYYKRRGYRLLAAHRGGFLVKNLDMGDALTGAPTTDPKAEPLEFSLERDEALLRRVAANRTTSVSPIPGGAPSLGVATLAAVRTQAVAWYGQLRTSVAQWWSARKRCREEETEWPQRSDAEGRAEAAARTL; from the coding sequence ATGTCCTCTGATAGCGACACGGAGGGCGAGgcaccgtcggcgacgcAGTCGCCTGTGGACTGGAACCGGATCGAGCACAAGTTGGCTAATCTGCCGACGCTGGAGCGGCTTCTGCAGGAGTCGGATCCAAACGACTTCTCCGACGCggatgtggaggaggcgtcgcGATTTGTGCGCGATATCGTAGCGACTGCCCCGCAGTGCAACACAGACATCGAGAAGGCTCAGCGTCAACTTCAAAGGAAGTACCGTCGCGTGTTCAAGAAGTCACTGCTACTCGCGGGGTAcaagcacctgctgcgcgagtCTATGGCAGCGGCGAATGGCGTCAACGTACTTGCACAGCCACACCAGGAGAACTGTGGCTCTTCTGGTGCactcactgctgctgttctccCGGACATGGAGGACGCCGTATCACCGCCGGCCCCGTCTGCGTCTGGGACTTTGCCGTCCCCCAGTCTGAAGACGCCTGTGGTGTGTCCAGTGCTGGAGCGCTACCTCGTGTTCAAGGCTCCGCGTAGTCAGTCCGGCGTGCTGGTCGTTACTGTGTTCACTTCCGCTTACCCGGACGGGCAGAACTTCAGCTGCGGGTGGAACTGTTATTACTGCCCCAACGAGCCGGGTCAGCCACGCAGCTACTTGCTGAACGAGCCCGGCGTGCGGCGGGCGAATCGCCTCGAGTTTGACCCGTACCGCCAGTTCGAAGAGCGCGTCCGCTCTCTCGTGGCGATCGGCCACCCCGCCGATAAAGTCGAGCTGCTGGTGTTGGGCGGCACCTGGGAGAGCTACCCGCGCCCGTATCGCGAGCGCTTCATCCGCGACCTCTTCTACGCGGCCAACACCATGTTTGATCCCCCGCACGCTCCGCGACGGCCACCGCTGGACCTGCtccaggagcagctgctgaacgAGTCCGCGCAGTGCAAGATCATTGGAGTGACGCTGGAGACGCGGCCGGACACTATCAACCCAGAGATGCTCGTGGAGCTGCGTCGGTTCGGCTGCACTCGCGTGCAGCTCGGCGTGCAGCACACGGACGACGGCATTCTCACCCTTGTAAATCGCCAGTCTACCCGCGAGGACACCGCCAATGCCATCAAGCTGTTGAAGGACAGCTGCTTCAAGGTGGACATCCATCTCATGCCTGACTTGCCCGGGGCAAGCCCCGCCGTCGATAAGGCCATGTTCGATGACGTACTCGACTCCCCGTATCTTCAGGCGGACCAGTGGAAGATCTACCCATGCCAAACAACGCCGTTCTCTGTAATTGAGCAGTGGTACAAGGACGGCAAGTACACGCCCTACGGCCTGGAGAACTTGATCGACGTGCTGCTCTATGCGAaggcgcgcgtgcacccGTGGATCCGCATCAACCGCGTCATACGCGACATTCCTGTGGACTACGTCCTTGCTGGCGTCGAGGTGGCAAACCTGCGCCAACTGCTAGCCCACAAGTTGCGAGAGCGCGGggggcgatgccgctgcatcCGGTGCCGTGAAATCAAGGGGGACAAAGAAGTCACGGAGAAGCTGAAGTCGGCCACCCTGCAGGAGCGGCGCTACGAGGCAAGCGAGGGGACGGAGGTGTTTCTATCGGTCGAGATGCCGACGGACGACGCGACCATCTTAGGCTTCCTGCGCCTGCGACTGAACATCCGCAACTGGGAGACACCGTTCGCGGAGCTCCTGCCGTGCGCGCTGATTCGCGAGCTGCACGTGTACGGCAATCTCCTGCCCACCtacgtggaggaggcgggccGCTTGCGTACACCCGCAGCCCAACACAGCGGCATTGGCcagcgccttcttcaccgAGCCGAGGCGATCGCCAGGGAGGAAGGGTACAGCCAAATCGCCGTCATCAGCGGCGTAGGCGTCCGCGGGTATTACAAGCGCCGTGGCTACCGACTCCTGGCCGCCCACCGTGGCGGCTTTCTCGTGAAGAACCTTGACATGGGCGATGCGTTGACTGGCGCGCCGACAACCGACCCCAAGGCTGAACCGCTCGAATTTTCTCTTGAGCGCGATGAGGCGTTGCTGCGGCGGGTGGCGGCAAATCGCACGACATCAGTCTCACCGATACCGGGTGGGGCACCGTCCCTCGGCGTAGCCACACTCGCTGCAGTGCGGACGCAGGCGGTTGCATGGTACGGCCAGCTGCGCACCAGCGTTGCGCAGTGGTGGTCAGCGCGAAAACGGTGCCGCGAGGAGGAAACCGAGTGGCCGCAGCGGAGCGACGCGGAGGGACgtgctgaagcagcggcgcgcactCTGTAA
- a CDS encoding mitochondrial ornithine carrier protein-like protein encodes MGLWNDFVAGTAGGCAGVLIEHPFDTIKVLLQTYGGTRYTGYTDCVTKLFRQDGVIGFYRGVTARLFASGFEHAWVLATYKWTLRLIGAGDRPTLPQILLGGCGSGVAATLCLTPFELVKCRLQADDSKGQRRYRGSLDCAQQVVREHGFRGLYKGGFAMLCREVPGSVAWCGTYDTLKSWMTPEGVPTQSLPLWKLMIAGGCSGVAFWTAFYPSDLVKTRIQVDPAYEKLSLWGAMTRVYQKEGLRALYRGWTLTAARSFPSNAVIFGVFDSCNRALSRESTLTADVPSTLSGHGGAL; translated from the coding sequence ATGGGTCTGTGGAACGATTTCGTTGCCGGCACTGCTGGCGGGTGTGCAGGGGTGCTGATCGAGCACCCATTCGACACCATCAAGGTGCTCCTGCAGACTTACGGGGGCACGCGGTACACTGGCTACACGGACTGCGTCACTAAGCTGTTTCGACAAGATGGTGTCATAGGTTTCTACCGCGGCGTCACGGCACGCCTTTTCGCCTCCGGCTTCGAGCACGCGTGGGTGCTCGCGACGTACAAGTGGACGCTGCGCTTGATCGGTGCGGGTGATCGGCCCACTCTACCGCAGATTCTACTGggcgggtgcggcagcggcgtggcagcgACGTTGTGCTTGACACCGTTCGAATTGGTGAAGTGTCGCCTGCAGGCCGATGATTCCAAGGGCCAGCGACGGTACCGTGGCTCGCTAGACTGTGCCCAGCAGGTTGTTCGTGAGCACGGCTTCAGAGGGCTATACAAGGGCGGATTTGCCATGCTCTGCCGCGAGGTGCCCGGCTCGGTGGCGTGGTGCGGCACGTACGACACGCTGAAGAGCTGGATGACACCAGAGGGCGTGCCGACGCAGAGCCTGCCGCTGTGGAAGCTGATGATCGCTGGTGgttgcagcggcgttgcTTTCTGGACAGCCTTCTACCCCTCTGACCTGGTCAAGACTCGCATCCAAGTAGACCCTGCGTACGAAAAGCTGAGCCTCTGGGGGGCGATGACGCGCGTGTATCAGAAGGAAGGCCTGCGCGCCCTCTATCGAGGCTGGACCCTCACGGCCGCCCGTTCCTTCCCTTCTAACGCAGTTATCTTCGGCGTCTTTGATAGCTGCAACCGCGCGCTGTCCCGTGAGTCCACACTGACGGCAGATGTGCCATCCACGTTGAGTGGGCATGGCGGAGCCTTGTGA
- a CDS encoding mitochondrial ornithine transporter 1-like protein, whose translation MTDAIIHLTAGTVAGMTGVLLDYPLDTVKTRMQVSRCAKLPCRYSPTAVTAATSLSAAAPATYWQCASQLYRRGGIRSFYCGLSVPLAAQGAETAVVFSVYNVSLQHFLRKEQLQRQEQERARLSGCRGDHKARSHRHQHMHGKHEHPQQQPHVSVWSSPAHWKASACAGLAVSLILTPVEMLKCNMQMESARPCWRRRHTTARGLARHLMATHGLRGLYTGVTGTVTRAVLGNMAYFVSYEQCREWLAQKFASSLRDGEAAPIWHSMLAGGISGCCYWSVAYPADVAKTKMQVCPTARQQGFTRTLASLYRSGGVEALFRGWGVTVVRAFLSSSIVFTTHEHSSSTLRELSSVYRVLAGDSAAASASSAACEPEEELISHRY comes from the coding sequence ATGACGGACGCTATCATCCACCTCACCGCGGGCACCGTGGCGGGTATGACCGGCGTTCTCCTCGACTACCCGCTTGATACCGTAAAGACGCGCATGCAAGTGAGCAGGTGCGCAAAGTTGCCCTGCCGCTACAGTCCCACGGCGGTCACGGCAGCGACCAGCctgagcgctgccgcgccggcgacgtACTGGCAGTGCGCCTCCCAGCTCTATCGGCGCGGCGGTATTCGATCATTTTACTGCGGCCTGAGTGTGCCGCTGGCAGCCCAGGGCGCCGAGACCGCCGTTGTCTTCTCGGTCTACAACGTATCTCTGCAGCACTTTCTGCGCAAGGAGCAGCTACAGCGCCAGGAGCAAGAGCGGGCAAGACTGTCAGGGTGTCGGGGTGATCACAAGGCACGATCCCATCGGCATCAGCACATGCACGGCAAACATGAGCacccccagcagcagccgcatgtgtctgtgtggagCTCGCCGGCGCACTGGAAagcctctgcgtgtgcgggtcTCGCCGTGTCACTCATCTTGACGCCGGTAGAAATGCTCAAGTGCAACATGCAGATGGAGAGCGCCAggccgtgctggaggcggcgccatACGACGGCGCGCGGCCTCGCTCGTCATCTGATGGCGACGCACGGTTTGCGTGGTCTCTACACCGGGGTGACCGGCACTGTGACGCGTGCTGTGCTCGGCAACATGGCGTATTTTGTGTCCTATGAGCAGTGCCGGGAGTGGCTGGCGCAGAAGTTTGCCTCATCGCTGCGCGATGGCGAAGCTGCGCCGATTTGGCACTCCATGCTCGCCGGCGGGATCAGTGGGTGCTGCTACTGGAGCGTCGCCTATCCGGCCGACGTGGCCAAGACAAAAATGCAGGTCTGTCCGACAGCGCGACAGCAAGGCTTTACGAGGACGCTTGCTAGCTTGTACCGCAGCGGAGGAGTGGAGGCGCTGTTTCGAGGTTGGGGTGTCACGGTGGTGCGAGCATTCTTGTCGAGCAGCATCGTCTTCACCACCCacgagcacagcagcagcaccttgcGGGAGCTCTCTTCCGTGTATCGCGTGCTTGCGGGTGACagtgccgcggcgtcggcatcgAGCGCCGCCTGTGAGCCGGAAGAGGAGCTGATTTCTCACCGCTACTGA